In Nitrospirota bacterium, one DNA window encodes the following:
- the moeB gene encoding molybdopterin-synthase adenylyltransferase MoeB: MELNDEQIHRYSRHIILPEVGGKGQKKLLSARVILVGAGGLGCPVGYYLAAAGVGTIGIIDNDTIELSNLQRQIAHNTERVGMHKTDSAKKTFEALNPDVNVIAIKERITKDNILDLIKDYDIVVDGSDNFPTRYLVNDACVLSGKPLVSGAILRFEGQVTTILPKEGHCYRCLFEEPPPPGLVPSCQEAGVLGALPGVIGGLQAMEVLKLILGRGEPLKNRLLIYDALKTSFRKVKIPKNPACPVCGENPTITELHDYEAEYCQMRF; the protein is encoded by the coding sequence ATGGAACTTAACGACGAGCAGATACATCGTTACAGCAGACATATTATTTTACCTGAGGTTGGAGGCAAGGGACAGAAGAAACTGCTCTCGGCAAGGGTCATCCTGGTTGGCGCCGGGGGGCTCGGGTGTCCGGTGGGTTATTACCTTGCTGCAGCCGGTGTGGGGACTATAGGAATAATAGACAACGACACTATCGAACTGAGCAATCTGCAGCGCCAGATCGCCCACAATACAGAGCGTGTCGGCATGCATAAGACCGACTCGGCAAAGAAGACATTCGAGGCACTTAACCCGGACGTTAATGTGATTGCAATAAAGGAGAGAATTACAAAGGATAATATCCTTGACCTTATAAAGGATTATGATATTGTAGTAGACGGCAGTGACAACTTTCCCACAAGATACCTTGTAAACGACGCCTGTGTCCTCTCCGGCAAACCGTTGGTGAGTGGTGCAATCCTGAGATTTGAAGGCCAGGTAACTACAATCCTGCCTAAAGAGGGACACTGCTACAGGTGTCTGTTTGAGGAGCCACCTCCTCCGGGGCTTGTCCCGTCATGTCAGGAGGCAGGGGTTTTGGGGGCGCTTCCAGGTGTTATAGGCGGATTGCAGGCCATGGAGGTGCTGAAGCTGATACTCGGAAGGGGAGAGCCACTAAAAAACCGGCTACTCATCTACGATGCCTTAAAAACATCCTTCAGAAAGGTCAAGATACCCAAGAATCCTGCATGTCCTGTATGTGGAGAAAACCCTACAATTACAGAGCTTCATGATTATGAGGCTGAATACTGTCAGATGAGGTTTTAA
- a CDS encoding sulfurtransferase TusA family protein, with amino-acid sequence MEEIKPDKTINIKGLVCPYTFVKSKLAIEDMEVGEVLEIILDYPEASRSIPKSMEDHGHKVLKVEKINDTDWVIVIRKERE; translated from the coding sequence ATGGAAGAGATTAAGCCGGATAAGACCATTAACATAAAAGGCCTGGTCTGCCCTTATACCTTTGTAAAATCCAAACTCGCTATAGAGGATATGGAGGTTGGAGAGGTGCTTGAAATTATTCTCGACTATCCGGAGGCATCAAGAAGCATACCCAAGTCCATGGAAGACCACGGCCACAAGGTACTGAAGGTTGAAAAGATCAATGACACAGACTGGGTAATTGTTATAAGAAAGGAGAGGGAGTGA
- the dnaJ gene encoding molecular chaperone DnaJ yields the protein MKDYYRILGVNRDATDGEMKKAFRRLAMKYHPDRNPENKDAEDKFKEINEAYACLSDPEKRSNYDRFGSAEGMGGGGAGFGPFNSNFSDIFEDIFGDFFGTFAGQGRARATKGADLRYDLTLALEEAVRGVEKELKLPSWEICGVCGGSGAKPGHGPVTCPDCNGAGQRRFQQGFFSVTRTCSRCGGTGQFITTPCSECGGDGRVRKFRVLSVKVPPGVDTGSRLRMSGEGEPGTNGGPSGDLYIVITVKPHKFFKREGLNLYCDVPVSFTQAVLGAEIEVPTLYGNEKIKIPPHTPSGKEFVLKGRGVPKLGGYSKGNQIVRIYIDVPKKLTKRQKELLEEFASLSGDEVQSGFMEKLKEFFT from the coding sequence ATGAAAGATTATTACAGAATACTGGGCGTAAACCGGGATGCTACAGATGGTGAGATGAAAAAGGCCTTTAGAAGGCTTGCAATGAAGTACCATCCTGACAGGAATCCGGAAAACAAGGATGCAGAAGACAAGTTTAAGGAGATCAATGAGGCCTATGCCTGCCTGAGTGATCCCGAGAAGCGCTCTAATTATGACCGTTTTGGGTCTGCTGAAGGAATGGGCGGCGGTGGTGCCGGTTTTGGGCCCTTTAATTCAAATTTTTCGGATATATTTGAGGATATATTCGGGGATTTTTTCGGGACTTTTGCAGGGCAGGGCAGGGCCAGGGCAACCAAGGGCGCTGACCTGAGATATGACCTTACTCTTGCCCTTGAGGAGGCTGTCAGGGGTGTTGAAAAAGAACTCAAGCTGCCGAGCTGGGAAATCTGCGGGGTCTGCGGAGGTTCCGGTGCCAAGCCGGGGCATGGTCCCGTAACATGTCCTGATTGTAACGGAGCAGGTCAGAGAAGGTTTCAGCAGGGTTTCTTTTCAGTAACAAGGACGTGCAGCAGGTGTGGAGGGACTGGACAGTTCATCACAACTCCGTGTTCGGAATGCGGTGGAGACGGCAGGGTCAGGAAGTTCAGGGTTTTGTCTGTCAAGGTGCCTCCCGGTGTTGATACAGGTTCACGGCTCAGGATGTCAGGAGAAGGAGAACCCGGCACCAATGGTGGTCCATCAGGTGATCTTTATATAGTTATTACCGTTAAACCTCATAAATTCTTTAAACGGGAGGGGCTGAATCTTTATTGCGATGTCCCCGTTAGTTTCACACAGGCAGTCCTTGGGGCGGAGATTGAGGTGCCAACGCTTTATGGTAACGAGAAGATTAAAATCCCTCCGCACACACCTTCGGGAAAGGAGTTTGTCCTTAAGGGGCGTGGAGTGCCAAAGCTCGGAGGTTACTCAAAGGGCAATCAGATAGTCAGAATCTATATTGATGTACCGAAAAAACTCACCAAAAGACAAAAGGAACTCCTTGAAGAGTTTGCAAGTTTAAGCGGTGATGAGGTTCAGAGTGGGTTTATGGAGAAGTTAAAGGAGTTTTTCACTTAG
- a CDS encoding RidA family protein: MLIEERLRELEIELPEAPSPLGSYTPALKTGNLLFLSGILPLKDGTLIAEGIVGRDVDIDTAGEAARRIVVNALSIVKETCGLENISRCIRLNGYVASGTDFHEQPAVLNAASDLLREIFGERGIHTRTAVGVAVLPMNAPVEIDFIFEVRPITDGQTTDGQLQKRIGQPQGGAPTGIVQ; encoded by the coding sequence ATGTTGATAGAAGAGCGGCTCAGGGAACTTGAAATCGAACTCCCTGAAGCACCCTCCCCCCTCGGCTCTTACACCCCTGCCCTGAAGACCGGAAATCTGCTCTTTCTCAGTGGAATATTACCCCTGAAAGACGGGACTCTGATTGCAGAGGGTATCGTTGGCAGGGATGTTGATATTGATACTGCCGGAGAGGCAGCACGCCGGATAGTGGTTAATGCCCTGTCAATCGTCAAGGAGACCTGCGGTCTCGAAAATATCAGCAGGTGCATCAGGCTGAACGGTTATGTTGCTTCAGGGACAGACTTCCATGAACAGCCCGCGGTACTGAATGCAGCCTCTGACCTTCTCAGGGAGATATTCGGGGAAAGGGGTATTCACACAAGAACAGCCGTAGGTGTTGCTGTCCTGCCGATGAATGCACCTGTAGAGATAGATTTTATTTTTGAGGTGAGACCAATAACAGACGGGCAAACAACAGACGGGCAATTACAAAAAAGGATAGGGCAACCACAGGGGGGTGCCCCTACCGGGATTGTGCAATGA
- a CDS encoding 16S rRNA (uracil(1498)-N(3))-methyltransferase, with protein sequence MPRIILPSINPDDRDLAVTDQNLKYLRDVLRVSRDDEVIVLDGHGLALKTCVREMGKKQILLEVLGRCPMDTESPLHLVLIQGLLKGDRMDLVIQKATELGVREIFPVVTERSQVRFSRKLEHWKRVAEEATRQSGRLLVPVIHDVCKMKDVFDSLEDESLRIIFSESEKKGFNPPSSISSSFVYYMVGPEGGFTDKEVQGAKESGFISAGLGKRILRAETASIVGAALLQFLFGDL encoded by the coding sequence ATGCCTCGTATAATCCTTCCTTCAATAAACCCGGATGACAGAGATTTGGCTGTCACAGATCAAAACCTGAAATACCTCAGGGATGTACTCAGGGTCTCAAGGGATGATGAGGTTATAGTCCTGGACGGTCATGGGCTTGCTTTAAAGACCTGTGTGCGGGAGATGGGAAAAAAACAAATCCTGCTTGAGGTCCTGGGTAGATGCCCCATGGATACAGAGTCTCCGTTGCACCTTGTGCTGATTCAGGGCCTTTTGAAAGGAGACAGAATGGACCTTGTGATACAGAAGGCGACTGAGCTGGGTGTAAGAGAGATATTCCCTGTGGTGACCGAGAGGTCACAGGTCAGGTTCAGCCGAAAGCTTGAACACTGGAAGAGAGTGGCAGAAGAGGCGACCAGACAGTCGGGAAGGCTGCTGGTTCCGGTGATTCACGATGTCTGCAAAATGAAGGATGTGTTTGACAGTCTGGAGGATGAATCACTCAGGATTATCTTTTCTGAAAGTGAGAAGAAAGGCTTCAACCCGCCATCTTCAATTTCCAGCTCCTTTGTCTATTACATGGTAGGGCCCGAGGGTGGTTTTACTGATAAGGAGGTTCAGGGAGCAAAAGAGTCCGGATTTATCAGCGCGGGGCTTGGCAAACGGATATTGAGGGCTGAGACGGCCTCAATAGTGGGAGCAGCACTTTTGCAGTTTCTTTTTGGGGACCTTTAG
- a CDS encoding DUF362 domain-containing protein produces the protein MDSIESGPGVEGDRVPSKVFFAPARVTKWKYDDSMPGKLQRLLKTFNLSAVFDRDEWVAIKTHFGSPGAHRIVRPVFLSRVVDAVNEVGANPFVTDTVRIRGLEYLKVANSNGINHLSVGAPIILADGLFGNDNIILPAGEILGRIAVASAIHDATAMVVCSHVKGHINAGYAGALKNMAMGGVSSSHRECGWKCGRGSMHTIGEGELTWDMELCNYCMQCVELCPLELIAFKDKKLRWDKEHCWRCGRCERACQTGAIHLPGDDERFMKSLAEAAMVVLKTFRPDKIIYINFLTEIQPECDCMPAADVPVVQDIGILLSNDIVAIEQASIDLVLKEKHLPSSMAEGVDEEGDIFKGLHSKPYELQVSEAERLGLGSRQYELVTV, from the coding sequence GTGGACAGCATTGAAAGCGGTCCCGGAGTAGAGGGAGACAGAGTGCCTTCAAAAGTCTTTTTTGCACCTGCAAGGGTTACGAAGTGGAAATATGACGACAGTATGCCCGGAAAGCTTCAACGCCTCCTAAAAACCTTTAATCTGTCTGCAGTATTTGACAGAGACGAGTGGGTAGCAATAAAAACACACTTTGGTTCCCCGGGTGCTCACCGGATTGTCAGGCCTGTCTTTCTGAGCAGGGTCGTTGACGCAGTAAATGAAGTGGGGGCAAACCCCTTTGTCACAGACACGGTAAGGATCAGGGGACTTGAATACCTGAAGGTGGCAAATTCAAACGGAATAAACCATCTCTCGGTCGGAGCCCCTATAATACTTGCTGACGGACTCTTCGGCAATGACAATATCATATTGCCCGCAGGTGAAATTCTCGGCAGGATTGCCGTGGCCTCGGCAATACATGATGCAACGGCCATGGTGGTCTGCTCCCATGTAAAGGGACATATAAATGCCGGATATGCCGGGGCATTAAAGAATATGGCCATGGGTGGTGTAAGTTCCTCTCACAGAGAGTGCGGATGGAAATGCGGCAGGGGATCCATGCATACCATCGGAGAGGGAGAACTTACATGGGATATGGAACTCTGCAACTACTGCATGCAGTGTGTGGAGCTCTGTCCCCTTGAATTGATCGCATTCAAAGATAAAAAACTCAGGTGGGACAAGGAGCACTGCTGGAGATGCGGCCGTTGTGAAAGGGCTTGTCAGACAGGCGCCATCCACTTGCCGGGAGATGACGAAAGGTTCATGAAGTCCCTGGCAGAGGCTGCCATGGTTGTACTTAAAACCTTCAGGCCCGACAAGATAATCTACATAAACTTCCTCACAGAGATTCAGCCTGAATGTGACTGTATGCCGGCGGCTGATGTACCTGTTGTGCAGGATATCGGCATATTGTTAAGCAACGACATAGTTGCAATTGAACAGGCCTCCATTGACCTTGTTCTGAAAGAAAAACACCTGCCGTCCTCCATGGCTGAAGGAGTGGATGAAGAGGGCGATATATTTAAAGGGCTACACAGCAAGCCCTATGAGCTACAGGTATCGGAGGCTGAGCGTCTCGGCCTTGGCAGCAGACAATACGAGTTAGTCACTGTTTAA
- a CDS encoding transposase, whose amino-acid sequence MKYNPDIHHRRSIRLKGYDYSQAGLYFITFCTQNRLCLFGEIEKGEMILNDAGIMIKTVWHEIPEYYNEFNVHEFIVMPNHVHGIIQIISNPVGAGPRACPICCHPICACPTPTRPINEFRQTNGQSTTNGRQTTNGQPQGDAPTMSLSDIIHRVKTLTTKRYTDGVKNNDWPRFNKKLWQRDYYEHIIRDEKSYYQISEYIQTNSLKWQDDEYYA is encoded by the coding sequence ATGAAATACAATCCCGACATCCATCACCGCCGTTCCATTCGATTGAAAGGGTACGATTATTCACAGGCGGGATTATATTTCATAACCTTTTGCACACAAAACCGATTGTGTTTGTTCGGGGAGATTGAAAAAGGAGAAATGATTTTAAATGATGCGGGCATAATGATAAAAACCGTATGGCATGAAATACCGGAATATTATAATGAATTCAATGTTCATGAATTTATTGTTATGCCAAATCATGTTCATGGAATCATTCAAATCATATCCAATCCCGTAGGGGCTGGCCCCCGTGCCTGCCCTATCTGTTGCCACCCTATCTGTGCCTGTCCTACCCCTACCCGCCCTATCAATGAATTTCGACAAACAAACGGGCAATCAACAACGAATGGTCGACAGACAACGAATGGGCAACCACAGGGGGATGCCCCTACGATGTCGTTATCAGATATTATACATCGGGTTAAAACATTAACCACAAAACGGTATACGGACGGCGTTAAAAATAATGATTGGCCTCGGTTTAACAAAAAATTATGGCAACGCGATTATTACGAGCATATTATCCGTGATGAAAAATCATATTATCAGATATCAGAGTACATACAAACCAATTCTCTGAAGTGGCAGGATGACGAATATTATGCATAA
- the der gene encoding ribosome biogenesis GTPase Der, with amino-acid sequence MPKPVIAIIGRPNVGKSTLFNRMTRTHKAIVEDIPGVTRDRIYEEATYDEREFIVIDTGGLFPETDEEILIQTRQQAMFAVEEADLIVLLLDGKEGLTEVDRQIVNMMRPVRKKVLYVVNKIDARNREDRLFDFYSLGVDELIPLSAATGYGFAEFMEKVLENLPEKEATEKAAEGLPGIAIVGKPNVGKSTFVNSMLGKERMIVSSEPGTTRDSVDSICKYYGKEYVIIDTAGLRRKSKIADYSLEKFMIIRVVRSIERADVVLLLIDAREGISEQDQKIAALISRYGKGLVLLFNKWDLIEDPDKRYKELLREVHWKLRFVEYAPVLTISGLSHKRITKVFSMVDEIISERKKRISTSALNKFVSEIAQLLPTHKGKKTKIFYMTQTDIEPPTFVLFVNYPQVFKPEHVRFIERLIRQKYTFKGTPVRVFIRQRSK; translated from the coding sequence ATGCCTAAACCTGTAATCGCAATAATCGGAAGGCCCAATGTGGGCAAATCCACACTATTTAACAGAATGACCCGCACACACAAGGCCATAGTTGAAGACATACCTGGTGTCACGAGGGACAGGATTTATGAGGAGGCCACTTATGACGAGAGGGAATTTATCGTCATAGATACCGGCGGCCTCTTCCCTGAGACAGATGAGGAAATTCTGATTCAGACCAGACAGCAGGCCATGTTTGCCGTAGAAGAGGCTGACCTTATAGTGTTACTCCTTGACGGCAAAGAAGGCCTTACAGAAGTGGACAGGCAGATTGTCAATATGATGAGACCTGTAAGAAAAAAGGTCCTCTATGTGGTCAACAAAATAGACGCACGCAACAGGGAGGACAGGCTATTTGACTTCTATTCCCTCGGGGTCGATGAACTGATTCCTTTATCAGCAGCTACTGGATACGGTTTTGCTGAATTCATGGAAAAAGTCCTTGAAAACCTGCCCGAAAAAGAGGCTACCGAAAAGGCCGCTGAGGGCCTGCCGGGAATTGCCATTGTGGGAAAACCGAATGTTGGAAAGTCCACCTTTGTTAACTCCATGCTTGGAAAGGAGCGAATGATTGTAAGTAGTGAACCAGGGACTACACGGGATTCCGTTGACAGTATCTGCAAATATTACGGAAAAGAATACGTCATCATTGATACAGCAGGACTACGCCGTAAATCAAAGATAGCAGACTACTCGCTGGAGAAATTCATGATTATCAGGGTGGTCAGGAGTATCGAAAGGGCTGATGTTGTACTCCTGCTCATAGACGCCCGCGAAGGTATATCAGAGCAGGACCAGAAGATAGCAGCATTGATCAGCAGATATGGAAAAGGACTTGTCCTGCTCTTTAACAAGTGGGACCTCATTGAAGACCCCGACAAGAGGTACAAGGAACTCCTGAGGGAGGTCCACTGGAAACTGCGCTTTGTTGAATATGCCCCTGTCCTGACAATATCCGGACTCTCACACAAGAGGATTACAAAGGTCTTTTCCATGGTTGATGAGATTATAAGCGAACGGAAAAAGCGTATATCCACCTCAGCCCTGAACAAATTCGTCTCGGAGATAGCCCAGTTACTCCCAACACATAAGGGTAAAAAGACAAAAATATTCTACATGACCCAGACAGACATCGAGCCACCGACTTTCGTCCTGTTTGTAAACTATCCCCAGGTCTTCAAACCGGAACATGTAAGGTTCATAGAAAGACTCATACGGCAGAAGTATACCTTTAAAGGTACCCCCGTAAGGGTCTTCATCCGTCAAAGGAGCAAATGA